A region of Coccinella septempunctata chromosome 5, icCocSept1.1, whole genome shotgun sequence DNA encodes the following proteins:
- the LOC123313697 gene encoding uncharacterized protein LOC123313697, with protein sequence MEIPASLLMSSGSFAYVAVKASLHASETAVFGLNNDEMGALSKRFGDCQKSVINGISLKVPPMQVVNALGLLGYRVVGTTGETEVVWTLQRDL encoded by the coding sequence atggaaatacCAGCCAGTCTGCTGATGTCCTCTGGATCTTTTGCTTACGTTGCTGTCAAAGCTTCCCTACATGCTTCTGAAACGGCAGTTTTTGGACTTAACAATGATGAAATGGGAGCTTTGTCTAAAAGATTTGGGGATTGTCAGAAATCTGTTATTAATGGAATATCTCTGAAAGTACCACCGATGCAAGTTGTTAATGCATTAGGTTTATTGGGATATAGAGTAGTAGGAACTACTGGAGAAACTGAAGTTGTTTGGACTCTACAGAGAGACCTTTGA
- the LOC123313696 gene encoding uncharacterized protein LOC123313696 → MPYVIVRGNLAAYGQRYPWRVLVSGLKAADIEQLKRFASGGYCDDCTIVYMHHPCVILSALEVLGYKVVASSSTSVKQDYNEYMWTMRKEFSEPEPCEDVTTKEECS, encoded by the coding sequence ATGCCCTACGTTATTGTACGTGGAAATTTAGCCGCGTACGGCCAGCGGTATCCTTGGAGAGTTTTAGTTTCTGGATTGAAAGCAGCAGATATTGAACAACTGAAGAGGTTTGCTTCAGGAGGATATTGTGACGATTGTACTATTGTTTATATGCACCACCCCTGCGTTATTTTGTCAGCTTTGGAGGTCTTGGGATACAAGGTGGTTGCTTCATCTTCTACCTCAGTAAAGCAAGATTACAACGAGTATATGTGGACTATGAGAAAGGAGTTTTCGGAACCAGAACCTTGTGAAGACGTCACAACTAAAGAAGAGTGTTCGTAA